In the Methanobrevibacter thaueri genome, one interval contains:
- a CDS encoding nucleotide-binding protein, which translates to MTKIGLAYINGAVPGFEDFGCLPTDIVKENGLVNGNKASDELDALIIPGGTLIESNDINMGLNTEIKKMARDGKPIIGICAGFQLLSNQIDIGRKSPVPIVKPGLGLIDVNFSPLITSDRVKAKVFKNSFLVKNQDEDVNGFHTHTYGKVEGDAKPLFYSKVQRMNYGDTNEKGDYNIFSGACNDDGNVIGTMIHGILDENPIIVENLLEQIDARDTDEIYNRNMEVKRYLNSEVGINTGIKVPQIQPNKKPKYLMIGSNGSDSGKTFILTGLAGALRKRGYKVALLKVGPDVRDIIPGLYLTKGKMEDFASVKIGHLGWADIESTIAKLNSSDYDIVLIEGVMSVFTGLLNEKVPFSAAEIAMSSNIPMILASGVNKGGIESAAIDLVSHANMLEKFGVDVEAILLNKVYNDDIFDQVVPYIKNNTSVENVLKLPKLKSADMRGFIPEVEIRYELFTSHAMDLIESNLDIDLIVSMAREVEFGKIYSFDEIKRKVI; encoded by the coding sequence ATGACAAAAATTGGACTAGCTTACATAAACGGTGCAGTTCCAGGATTTGAAGATTTTGGATGCCTGCCAACTGATATTGTAAAGGAAAACGGACTTGTTAATGGTAATAAAGCTAGTGATGAACTTGATGCATTGATTATCCCCGGCGGGACATTAATCGAGTCAAACGACATTAACATGGGCCTGAACACTGAAATCAAGAAAATGGCCCGTGACGGAAAACCTATCATTGGAATATGTGCGGGATTCCAACTGTTGTCAAACCAGATAGACATCGGACGCAAGTCCCCGGTTCCAATCGTTAAGCCTGGACTCGGATTGATTGACGTTAACTTTTCACCGTTGATTACAAGCGACCGTGTGAAGGCAAAGGTGTTTAAGAACTCCTTTTTGGTGAAAAACCAGGATGAGGATGTAAACGGTTTTCACACACATACCTACGGAAAGGTCGAGGGAGACGCCAAGCCACTGTTCTATTCAAAAGTCCAAAGGATGAACTATGGCGACACCAATGAAAAGGGCGACTACAACATCTTCTCAGGCGCATGCAATGATGACGGCAATGTCATCGGCACAATGATTCATGGAATCCTGGATGAGAATCCGATAATTGTAGAAAACCTGCTGGAACAAATAGACGCCAGGGACACTGATGAAATTTACAATAGAAACATGGAAGTCAAGAGATATCTCAACAGTGAAGTTGGAATAAACACCGGCATAAAAGTACCTCAAATTCAACCAAACAAAAAACCTAAATACCTAATGATTGGAAGTAACGGATCCGACAGCGGCAAGACATTCATTCTTACAGGACTTGCTGGTGCATTGAGAAAAAGGGGCTATAAGGTTGCACTTCTGAAAGTGGGTCCGGACGTGCGCGACATCATTCCAGGATTATACTTGACCAAGGGAAAAATGGAAGATTTCGCATCAGTCAAAATCGGACATCTCGGCTGGGCAGACATCGAGTCTACAATAGCCAAACTGAACTCCTCAGACTATGATATCGTTCTCATTGAAGGAGTTATGAGCGTGTTCACCGGCCTTTTAAATGAAAAGGTGCCTTTTTCAGCTGCAGAAATAGCAATGTCCTCAAATATTCCGATGATACTTGCTTCAGGCGTCAACAAGGGCGGTATCGAATCGGCGGCAATTGACCTTGTCTCCCATGCGAACATGCTTGAAAAGTTCGGAGTTGACGTTGAGGCCATTCTATTGAACAAGGTATACAATGACGATATATTCGACCAGGTGGTTCCATACATCAAGAACAACACCAGTGTTGAAAACGTCTTGAAGCTTCCAAAGCTAAAATCAGCGGATATGAGGGGTTTCATACCTGAAGTGGAAATAAGATATGAGCTTTTCACCTCACATGCGATGGATCTGATTGAAAGCAATCTGGATATTGACCTGATAGTCAGCATGGCCCGTGAAGTGGAGTTTGGAAAAATCTACTCATTCGATGAAATCAAAAGGAAGGTGATTTAA
- a CDS encoding DUF120 domain-containing protein, whose protein sequence is MKIEGEVTTGLGKAAFFLSQEFYTREFEKNLGFVPFPGTLNIVVSDDHLDEINKIKDACENLIKPDEGFGAVKYIEAILNEEVEGAIVFPAKTTHEENYLEFIAENRLRDELNLEDGDVVSLEF, encoded by the coding sequence ATGAAAATCGAGGGTGAAGTTACAACAGGTTTGGGCAAGGCTGCATTTTTCCTGTCACAGGAATTTTACACTAGGGAATTCGAAAAGAATTTGGGCTTCGTTCCATTTCCAGGAACACTGAACATTGTTGTCAGTGATGATCATTTGGATGAAATCAACAAAATCAAAGATGCATGTGAAAATCTAATCAAGCCAGATGAGGGATTTGGTGCCGTAAAATATATTGAAGCCATCCTAAACGAAGAAGTTGAGGGGGCCATAGTGTTTCCGGCCAAAACAACCCATGAAGAGAATTATCTAGAGTTCATTGCAGAAAACCGATTGAGGGACGAATTGAATCTTGAGGATGGAGATGTCGTCTCATTGGAATTTTAA
- the tfrA gene encoding fumarate reductase (CoM/CoB) subunit TfrA: MEMKTISTDVLIIGSGGAGSRAAIEVDDAGLKAIIVSKGLSFRSGCTGMAEGGYNAVFKTVDKDDSIEAHIHDTLKGGSYLNDEKLVEILVNESPKRLIDLENYGALFDRQESGEIDQRPFGGQTYRRTCYQGDRTGAELLNALKEEIIRRDIECIEEVMITSLVTDDDQVIGATGLDLKDSTLIYFKAKSVILASGGAGQLYPVTSNTFQKNGDGYAISYRAGAKLVDMEQIQFHPTGMVAPESKKGVLVTEAVRAEGGKLINSEGERFMSKYAPEKMELATRDVVARSIYQEIIEGRGTENGGVYLDISHLDDDYIDEKLETMVLQFENVGVDIKHGPIEVAPTAHHFMGGLKINPDASSSLKNLFGAGEVCGGVHGANRLGGNALADTQVFGKIAGVSASEAAKATELKTNDEQVQEEASRIESLIKKGSIKPQEFKENIKNLMWEKVAIVREEKTLNEALKELQKMQENLDKLDVGYKKQYNTELMTALEVINMVEICILTVKSAILRRESRGAHFRSDFPETIDMWKRSIVINNEKIEFEAR, encoded by the coding sequence ATGGAAATGAAAACTATCTCAACAGATGTATTGATTATCGGATCTGGTGGAGCAGGTTCAAGAGCAGCTATTGAAGTTGATGATGCGGGACTTAAAGCAATAATCGTGTCAAAAGGCCTTTCATTCAGGTCTGGCTGTACCGGAATGGCAGAGGGAGGATACAATGCAGTATTCAAGACCGTCGACAAGGACGATTCAATAGAGGCTCACATTCACGACACCCTAAAGGGTGGAAGCTATCTAAACGATGAAAAGCTTGTGGAAATACTCGTTAACGAATCACCGAAAAGGCTCATTGACCTTGAAAACTACGGTGCACTATTCGACAGGCAGGAGTCCGGTGAAATAGACCAAAGGCCATTCGGAGGTCAGACATACAGAAGAACCTGCTATCAGGGAGACAGGACAGGTGCTGAACTGTTGAACGCACTTAAGGAAGAAATCATCAGAAGAGACATAGAATGCATCGAAGAGGTGATGATTACCTCACTGGTTACCGATGACGACCAGGTGATAGGCGCAACAGGACTTGACCTCAAAGATTCCACTTTAATTTACTTCAAGGCAAAATCCGTTATTCTTGCAAGCGGAGGGGCTGGACAACTTTACCCTGTAACATCCAACACCTTCCAAAAGAACGGTGACGGTTATGCCATTTCATACAGAGCGGGAGCAAAACTGGTTGATATGGAACAGATACAGTTCCACCCAACAGGAATGGTTGCACCCGAATCCAAAAAGGGAGTTCTTGTAACTGAGGCCGTGAGAGCGGAAGGCGGAAAACTCATAAACAGCGAAGGCGAAAGGTTCATGAGTAAATACGCCCCTGAAAAGATGGAATTGGCCACACGTGACGTTGTCGCACGTTCAATCTATCAGGAAATCATTGAAGGAAGAGGCACTGAAAACGGCGGAGTTTACTTAGACATTTCACACCTTGATGACGACTACATTGATGAAAAGCTTGAAACAATGGTCCTGCAGTTTGAAAATGTCGGTGTTGACATCAAGCATGGACCGATAGAGGTTGCCCCAACCGCACACCACTTCATGGGCGGTTTGAAAATCAACCCTGACGCATCAAGTTCCCTGAAAAACCTATTTGGTGCAGGTGAGGTCTGCGGAGGAGTTCACGGAGCAAACCGTTTAGGTGGTAATGCACTGGCAGATACACAGGTGTTCGGTAAAATCGCCGGTGTGAGCGCATCCGAAGCCGCAAAAGCTACCGAGCTGAAAACAAACGACGAGCAAGTCCAAGAGGAAGCCTCAAGAATCGAATCCCTAATTAAGAAAGGATCAATCAAGCCACAGGAATTCAAGGAAAACATCAAAAACCTGATGTGGGAAAAGGTGGCGATCGTTCGTGAAGAAAAGACCCTGAACGAGGCATTGAAAGAGCTTCAGAAAATGCAGGAAAACCTCGACAAGCTTGACGTTGGCTATAAAAAACAATACAACACTGAACTGATGACAGCGCTTGAAGTAATAAACATGGTCGAAATCTGCATTTTGACCGTAAAATCAGCTATATTGCGTAGGGAAAGCCGTGGAGCACACTTCAGGTCCGATTTCCCAGAAACAATCGATATGTGGAAAAGAAGTATTGTTATAAATAATGAAAAAATAGAATTTGAAGCTAGATAG
- the ribB gene encoding 3,4-dihydroxy-2-butanone-4-phosphate synthase: protein MNQETNLDKALEAIRNGEFVLVFDDDDREGEVDMIIASEFVTPKSIATMRNDAGGLICNCLHDDFCEAIHLPFMVDIMKAATEKYPELAKLAPNDIPYDERSSFSVWANHRKSFTGVTDHDRAMTISEMAIMMKEERFDEFGATFRSPGHVCLLRGAQGLVKNRQGHTEIGLALCEMAGVTPVCVVCEMMDGETGQATSVADARKYAEENGLVLLRGEDIINEYLKE, encoded by the coding sequence ATGAATCAAGAAACAAATTTAGATAAAGCTTTAGAAGCTATTAGAAACGGCGAATTCGTTCTTGTTTTCGATGATGATGATAGGGAAGGAGAAGTCGACATGATTATCGCTTCAGAATTTGTAACCCCTAAATCAATCGCAACAATGAGAAACGATGCAGGCGGTTTAATCTGTAACTGTTTACATGACGATTTTTGTGAAGCTATTCACTTGCCGTTCATGGTGGACATCATGAAAGCCGCTACAGAAAAATATCCAGAACTCGCAAAACTCGCACCAAACGACATTCCATATGATGAAAGGTCATCATTTTCAGTATGGGCAAACCACAGAAAATCCTTCACTGGTGTAACAGACCATGACAGGGCAATGACAATCAGTGAAATGGCAATAATGATGAAAGAGGAAAGGTTTGACGAATTCGGTGCAACATTCAGGTCACCTGGTCACGTATGCCTCTTAAGAGGAGCACAAGGACTTGTGAAAAATAGACAAGGACACACAGAGATTGGTCTTGCATTATGTGAGATGGCTGGTGTCACTCCTGTTTGTGTAGTTTGTGAAATGATGGATGGTGAAACCGGTCAGGCTACATCCGTTGCAGACGCTCGCAAATACGCGGAAGAAAACGGCCTTGTATTGCTTAGAGGCGAAGACATTATCAATGAATATTTAAAAGAATAG